A genomic stretch from Antarcticibacterium flavum includes:
- a CDS encoding DUF6095 family protein, whose translation MKHTNKTLLGKGLKYLAIALPLSAIGPVVLYSAFNNQHQPLYIPVLILGLAACIAAVFFMFKGIGTLVKSLFD comes from the coding sequence ATGAAACATACAAACAAGACATTATTAGGAAAAGGTTTAAAATACCTTGCCATCGCCCTGCCTCTCTCTGCTATTGGACCTGTTGTACTTTACAGCGCCTTTAACAATCAACATCAACCACTTTATATTCCGGTATTGATCCTGGGCTTAGCAGCCTGCATTGCCGCTGTTTTTTTTATGTTCAAAGGAATTGGAACGCTGGTGAAGTCGTTGTTTGATTAA
- a CDS encoding DUF4249 domain-containing protein: MRRIVIFCIALFSLYGCEEVVDVDLEQSDPRLVIEASILTVKDIPTSPQYIRLSLTTAYFDDEIPAATGANVVIEEENSILYSFEEIDPGIYVNDNFIPETGKSYTLQVVYEDEVYRATETFIPVVDIDFVEQDNTGGFGGEDIELKAFYTDPPEPGNYYLFRFMHEEISLQIYDDEFTNGNQTFAFFSNEDLSPGDIVNFEIQGISRRFYEYMFILRSQAGVGGGPFETQPTTVRGNVVNTTNPENFPFGYFRLSETARLRYTVE, translated from the coding sequence ATGAGAAGAATAGTAATTTTTTGTATTGCACTTTTTAGTCTTTATGGCTGTGAGGAGGTTGTTGATGTGGATCTGGAACAAAGTGACCCGCGACTGGTTATTGAAGCTTCTATTCTCACCGTAAAAGATATTCCTACCAGTCCGCAGTATATAAGGTTATCACTAACTACTGCATATTTTGATGATGAGATCCCCGCAGCAACAGGTGCCAATGTGGTTATTGAAGAGGAAAACTCCATTCTATATAGCTTTGAAGAAATAGATCCAGGAATTTATGTTAACGATAATTTTATTCCTGAAACCGGAAAGAGCTACACGCTGCAAGTAGTTTATGAGGATGAAGTTTATCGCGCAACAGAGACCTTTATTCCCGTGGTTGATATTGACTTTGTGGAACAGGACAATACCGGCGGATTTGGGGGAGAGGATATTGAGCTGAAGGCTTTTTACACAGATCCGCCAGAACCGGGTAACTACTACCTATTCCGCTTTATGCACGAAGAAATATCCCTGCAGATCTATGATGATGAATTCACAAATGGGAATCAAACCTTCGCTTTTTTTTCAAATGAAGATCTAAGTCCGGGAGATATTGTTAATTTTGAAATTCAGGGAATTTCAAGGAGATTCTATGAATATATGTTTATTTTGCGTTCCCAGGCCGGCGTTGGGGGAGGTCCTTTTGAGACCCAGCCTACAACTGTTCGGGGGAATGTTGTTAACACCACCAACCCTGAAAATTTTCCGTTTGGATATTTCAGGCTTTCTGAAACTGCCAGGCTAAGATATACTGTAGAATAG
- a CDS encoding TonB-dependent receptor has translation MNKIFFVFVIFLPSLLQAQEKFTLNGVVKDISSNETLYGANVLVPELNTGTTTNEYGFYSLRLPEGTNRVIYTYIGFQEVERQITITGNQTENVELTETSQALQEVVITDNIERLNIKKPEMSLNKLDISTIQKLPVVFGEVDVIKSLLLLPGVSNAGEGSSGFNVRGGAADQNLILLDEATIYNGSHLFGLFSVFNPDAIKNLKLYKGGIPAKYGGRVSSVLEIYQKDGNSRKFEGNGGIGLISSRLLLQGPLEKEKGSFLIGGRSSYAHLFLKLTDNPNSAYFYDLNTKLSYRLNDSNTLLFSGYFGRDVFNINESFRNTYGNAVFNLRWNHVLTNNIFTNLSVIYSDYYYGLTLDFVGFNWNSGIKNLNVKYDFDHYLNENMSMDYGIQSTYYEFNPGEIEPSSEESGINYFELTKKYAFETSAYFSIEQTFSKKFSAEYGLRLNSFLRLGQEELNLYENEQGVVFNQDFGIYEEADPIGTRRLDKGQVERSFYNLEPRLAVAYSFNDYQSIKFSYNRMSQYLHLITNTSSPTPLDVWAPSGRYIEPQLLDQVAAGFFQNFKRETYSLEVEAFYKFIQNRLDYIDGANLIANNAIEQAILPGEARAYGLEILLKKNKGRFTGWLAYTLSRSEQQTPGRTPVETGINNGDWYNTNFDKPHDLSITAGYELNDRWQLNTNFTYQTGLPVTFPTGQYRFENLNIPVYSPRNSNRLPDYHRLDISATYNPAKNARRNWQSSWNFGIYNVYNRMNAVSLTFRRNQDVGSNEAVRLSLFGIIPSVTYNFKF, from the coding sequence TTGAATAAAATCTTTTTTGTTTTTGTTATATTCCTCCCCTCTCTCCTGCAGGCACAGGAAAAATTTACACTTAATGGAGTTGTAAAAGATATTTCGAGCAATGAAACCCTGTATGGAGCCAACGTCCTGGTGCCAGAGCTTAATACCGGGACAACTACAAATGAATATGGTTTTTATTCCCTGCGCCTTCCGGAAGGAACTAATAGGGTGATCTATACATATATAGGATTCCAGGAAGTCGAAAGACAAATCACAATTACCGGTAACCAAACCGAAAATGTAGAATTGACAGAAACGTCCCAGGCTTTACAGGAAGTGGTTATCACAGATAATATAGAAAGGCTCAACATCAAGAAACCTGAGATGAGTTTAAATAAATTGGACATCTCCACTATACAGAAGTTACCGGTTGTCTTTGGGGAAGTTGATGTGATCAAATCCCTGTTATTGCTTCCGGGAGTTTCCAATGCGGGAGAAGGGTCTTCAGGTTTTAACGTGCGGGGTGGCGCTGCAGATCAAAATCTTATTCTACTGGATGAAGCAACTATATATAACGGCTCCCACCTTTTCGGTTTATTTTCAGTCTTCAATCCCGATGCCATTAAGAATTTGAAATTATATAAAGGTGGGATCCCCGCGAAATATGGCGGGAGGGTTTCCTCTGTCCTGGAGATCTATCAAAAAGATGGAAACAGCCGCAAATTCGAAGGAAATGGGGGAATTGGTCTAATTTCCAGCAGGCTATTATTACAGGGGCCACTTGAGAAAGAAAAAGGTTCTTTTCTTATAGGAGGGCGCAGTTCTTATGCGCATCTTTTCCTCAAGCTTACAGATAATCCAAACTCCGCTTATTTTTACGACCTTAATACAAAATTAAGTTACAGACTCAATGACAGTAATACTTTATTGTTTTCGGGTTACTTTGGACGGGATGTCTTCAATATCAATGAGAGCTTTAGAAATACCTACGGGAACGCCGTCTTCAATCTTAGGTGGAATCACGTACTCACCAATAATATTTTTACCAACCTATCTGTTATCTACAGTGATTACTATTATGGCCTCACTCTTGATTTTGTAGGATTCAACTGGAATAGTGGGATTAAGAATCTCAATGTGAAATATGATTTCGACCATTACCTTAATGAGAATATGAGCATGGATTACGGGATCCAAAGCACTTATTATGAATTTAACCCGGGGGAAATTGAACCAAGTTCAGAAGAGTCCGGAATAAATTATTTTGAACTCACAAAGAAATATGCATTTGAGACTTCTGCTTATTTTTCAATAGAACAGACTTTTTCTAAAAAGTTCTCTGCGGAATATGGTTTGCGTTTAAACAGCTTTCTTAGACTTGGACAGGAGGAATTGAACCTTTATGAAAATGAGCAGGGTGTCGTCTTCAATCAGGATTTCGGCATTTATGAGGAGGCAGATCCTATTGGGACCCGCCGCCTGGACAAGGGACAGGTAGAGCGTTCTTTCTATAACCTGGAGCCAAGACTTGCCGTAGCCTACAGTTTTAATGACTACCAGTCAATAAAATTTAGTTATAACAGGATGAGCCAGTACCTTCACCTCATTACCAATACCAGCTCCCCTACTCCACTGGATGTATGGGCACCCAGCGGCAGATACATCGAGCCACAGTTGCTGGACCAGGTAGCCGCAGGTTTTTTTCAGAACTTTAAAAGGGAAACCTACTCCCTGGAAGTCGAAGCCTTTTATAAATTCATTCAGAACAGGCTGGATTATATAGACGGGGCCAACCTCATTGCCAATAATGCTATAGAACAGGCGATCCTACCCGGGGAAGCAAGGGCGTATGGTTTGGAAATATTACTGAAGAAAAATAAGGGAAGATTCACAGGCTGGCTTGCCTATACCCTTTCCCGGAGTGAACAGCAGACCCCCGGAAGGACCCCGGTAGAAACAGGGATTAATAATGGGGACTGGTATAATACCAATTTTGACAAACCACATGATCTAAGTATCACGGCAGGGTATGAATTAAATGACAGATGGCAATTAAATACAAATTTCACATATCAAACAGGTTTGCCTGTTACTTTCCCCACCGGGCAATACAGGTTTGAAAACCTTAATATCCCTGTATATTCCCCAAGGAATAGCAACCGGCTGCCAGATTATCACCGCCTGGATATTTCTGCTACCTATAATCCGGCGAAAAATGCAAGGCGTAACTGGCAATCATCCTGGAATTTTGGAATTTATAATGTTTATAACCGTATGAATGCAGTATCCCTTACCTTCAGAAGGAACCAGGATGTAGGATCAAATGAAGCGGTTCGCCTCTCGCTTTTTGGCATTATACCTTCTGTCACCTATAATTTTAAGTTTTAG
- a CDS encoding NADP-dependent isocitrate dehydrogenase codes for MTQKSRIFYTKTDEAPMLATFSFLPIVRSFTATSNIEIEPTDISLAARILAAFNDRLPQEQQVPDALKELGELVNKPEANIIKLPNISASEPQLEAAVKELQEKGYKLPDYPSEPKNEEEKEIKRKYDQVKGSAVNPVLREGNSDRRAPRAVKNYAKENPHRMGAWSKDSKTHVATMQDGDFYSNERSTTIETAGALKIQLEEAGGKTTVLKDNLKVKQGEIIDATVMSKKALLGFLEEQVKDAKEKGVLFSLHMKATMMKVSDPIIFGHAVRVYFKDLFAKHSQALEKAGINVNSGLGDLLNSLDKLDADTRNKVEQDLKKGFETGPDLAMVDSDKGITNLHVPSDVIIDASMPAMIRTSGQMWNKEGKQQDTKAVIPDSSYAGLYQATIDFCKKNGAFDPTTMGTVPNVGLMAQKAEEYGSHDKTFEIPAAGTVKVLDSEGKTIFEHSVEQGDIWRMCQTKDAPVQDWVKLAVTRATASGMPAVFWLDKNRSHDAEIIKKVEKYLKDHDTSSIDIRILAPAEATEFTLQRVKEGKDTISVTGNVLRDYLTDLFPILELGTSAKMLSIVPLMNGGGLFETGAGGSAPKHIQQFLKEGHLRWDSLGEFLALAVSLEHLGEKYDNSKALVLSETLDQATEQFLKNDKSPSRKVNEMDNRGSHFYLALYWAQALADQDKDKELKEHFTPVAQKLQDNEKEILQDLIDAQGSPVDIEGYYYPSEELTSKAMRPSQTLNTILGY; via the coding sequence ATGACACAAAAATCCAGGATCTTTTATACGAAGACAGATGAAGCCCCAATGCTTGCAACTTTTTCATTTTTACCAATTGTAAGAAGTTTCACTGCCACCTCAAACATTGAAATAGAACCTACAGATATTTCCCTTGCAGCCAGGATACTTGCTGCTTTTAATGATCGCCTGCCACAAGAGCAACAGGTTCCAGATGCACTTAAAGAACTTGGAGAGCTGGTTAATAAACCTGAAGCAAATATTATCAAACTTCCTAATATTAGCGCCTCTGAGCCTCAACTTGAAGCTGCCGTAAAAGAACTACAGGAAAAAGGATATAAGTTACCAGATTACCCATCAGAGCCTAAGAACGAGGAAGAAAAGGAGATCAAAAGAAAATACGACCAGGTTAAAGGTAGTGCTGTTAATCCCGTTTTAAGAGAAGGAAATTCAGACAGGAGAGCACCTCGCGCAGTGAAGAACTACGCAAAGGAAAATCCGCACCGTATGGGAGCGTGGAGCAAGGATTCTAAAACCCACGTAGCCACCATGCAGGATGGAGACTTCTATTCCAATGAACGATCTACTACCATAGAAACTGCAGGAGCACTTAAAATACAACTTGAAGAAGCAGGAGGAAAAACTACAGTTCTAAAAGATAACCTGAAGGTAAAGCAAGGGGAGATCATTGATGCTACGGTGATGAGCAAAAAAGCCCTGCTTGGCTTTTTAGAGGAGCAGGTGAAAGATGCCAAAGAAAAAGGCGTACTCTTCTCCCTGCATATGAAGGCGACAATGATGAAGGTGTCAGACCCTATTATCTTTGGCCACGCGGTGAGGGTTTATTTCAAAGACCTTTTCGCCAAACATAGCCAGGCACTGGAGAAAGCAGGAATAAATGTAAATAGTGGGTTGGGTGACCTTTTAAATTCCCTTGACAAACTGGATGCAGACACACGAAATAAGGTTGAGCAGGATCTTAAGAAGGGGTTCGAGACCGGGCCAGACCTTGCGATGGTAGATTCAGATAAGGGAATTACAAATCTCCACGTACCAAGTGACGTTATCATTGATGCCTCTATGCCTGCAATGATAAGAACTTCCGGACAAATGTGGAATAAAGAGGGAAAACAGCAGGACACCAAAGCAGTTATTCCAGATAGCAGTTATGCCGGACTTTACCAGGCGACCATAGATTTTTGTAAAAAGAATGGAGCTTTTGACCCTACCACTATGGGTACTGTGCCCAATGTGGGACTAATGGCTCAAAAAGCCGAGGAATATGGTTCCCATGATAAAACCTTCGAGATCCCTGCTGCAGGAACTGTTAAGGTTTTGGACAGTGAAGGAAAAACGATTTTTGAACATTCTGTAGAGCAGGGTGATATCTGGAGAATGTGCCAAACAAAAGATGCGCCTGTACAGGACTGGGTAAAACTTGCAGTGACAAGGGCAACAGCCTCTGGCATGCCAGCAGTTTTCTGGCTGGACAAAAACCGAAGCCACGATGCAGAGATCATTAAAAAGGTTGAAAAATATTTGAAGGACCATGACACTTCGAGCATTGATATACGCATACTTGCCCCGGCAGAAGCAACAGAATTCACCCTTCAAAGAGTAAAAGAAGGAAAGGATACAATCTCTGTAACAGGAAATGTATTGAGGGATTATTTAACCGACCTTTTTCCTATCCTGGAGCTGGGAACCAGTGCCAAGATGCTTTCCATTGTTCCTTTAATGAACGGTGGTGGATTATTTGAAACCGGTGCGGGAGGATCTGCTCCAAAACATATTCAGCAGTTTTTAAAAGAAGGCCATTTACGCTGGGATTCGCTGGGAGAATTTCTAGCCCTGGCGGTGTCTCTTGAGCACCTGGGAGAGAAGTATGATAATTCAAAAGCGCTGGTTTTATCTGAAACCCTGGACCAGGCAACAGAGCAATTTTTGAAAAATGACAAATCCCCTTCCAGAAAAGTGAATGAAATGGATAACAGGGGGAGCCATTTTTATTTAGCTTTGTACTGGGCCCAGGCACTTGCAGACCAGGATAAAGACAAAGAACTTAAAGAGCATTTCACGCCTGTAGCTCAAAAACTTCAGGATAATGAAAAGGAAATACTTCAGGACCTTATAGATGCCCAGGGAAGCCCTGTGGATATTGAGGGGTATTACTATCCTTCAGAAGAGCTTACCAGCAAGGCAATGCGCCCAAGCCAAACTTTAAATACCATCCTGGGTTACTAG